The sequence below is a genomic window from Ctenopharyngodon idella isolate HZGC_01 chromosome 11, HZGC01, whole genome shotgun sequence.
ATGCAGACAACTTCTTTGTGGATATTTGGATTTCCTCACCATAGCAACAGAGCTGCAAAACCGTGCTGTACAACCTCTCATCAGACATAGTCGTGCCTAGGCATTGCACGGCACGCGGGAGCCAGACGAAAGGGAGATAAGAAGAGGAAAGAGAAGGGAAGAGGACACCGCTGCCCTGCACCTAATTCTCTGTGGGAATTCTCCTCATTAGGACCATGACAGCTCAGTTACGACGGCTCCAAAGTGCCAAGGGTCATGTTAACAGCCGGCGGTCGAGCATTCATTCCTGCGCTCAGCTGAGAGACAAATGGAGGGATGCAAAAATGTCACTCTTTGCTCACCATGACAGAGCCTCTCTATGCTGAATCCTTTTGTGTCAGAGATCCAAGCTTCGATCAAGCGCGGGTTAATTGCGAGAGAGCGGCTGGAAGATCCCCCCCTCCTCTTCCACGCTGCCAATCTGTCCGTGCCTCTGATTTTCCACTCATTCTGCCTCTCCGGTCTCTGTTTACCTCTGTCTGCTGATTTCTCCACCCCTTTCTCTCAGTCTCTCGTGCTTTCGTGCTCCCTCCCACAGCTCGCTATCTCTCCTCCCCTCGTGCCTTCAAAGCCAGCAGTCTGCTCATCACTACAGAGCTGCTTGCTACATGATCTCTTGGAAAACAGCGTCCGTGTCTTGCTCGAGCTGCTCCATGTGCAAGCCTTAAGATTTCTTGCCCAGGACAGCAGGATGCTCCTGCGCTGGCACTGATTCCTCTATTTCTCTTCTCGATTTTCCCCTTCCCCTCCCCTTTCCTAATCTCCTGCCCTCTAGCCCTGATCCCTTTCACCCCAGAACCCTATTCCCTCTCTTTTCCCCTTCTTTCTTGACCATGTTGCCATGTGTCTACCGGCTCCAGCCTGTCCTTGCCTTGCTCTCCTTCACTTTGTTGACTCAAGGGGAAAATTGTCCAGCCACCTGCCTTTGCCCAGACCCTCACACTGTGGACTGTAGCGGCCGCGGACTTACCCGTCTTCCAGACGAGATCCCCTTGGATGTGCGGAGGCTGCTGTTGGCGGACAACTGGATCCCACGGATTCCTTCGGACTTCTTCGTGCTCTACAGCGACCTGGTCTACCTGGACCTCCGCAACAACTCGCTCTCACACATTGAGCCGGGTACCCTTAGCACTTCCTCCAGGCTGGTTTTCCTGGACCTCGGCTGCAACAACCTGACTGAGATCCCCAAAGGGACTTTTGGAGAGTCGAGGAGCCTAATTAAGTTGCGCTTGGGCAACAACCCATACCTGAGCATGGTCAATGAAGATGCTTTCATGGGTCTTACCTCCTTGCGTGAACTAGAACTAGAACGCAATGCACTGTCCGGTCTACAGGTGAGTGCCCTGAGCCAGCTGCCCTCCCTCCGGGTAGTTAGGTTAGAGGGCAACCCTTGGGTGTGCAACTGCAACTTTGCCAACCTATTTACCTGGCTGGTGGAAAACAGTCACAAGCTTCCCAATGGTAAGTCCTTGAATTTGACATCAACTATTGTAGCTTGTTGAGCCTTGTCCTACTGTTGCATTAACGTTGCTGTATGAAGATTCTTTGCTATTTATATTACTCCAGATTAAACAAGGGACCTCTTCCTCTGATCTAAATTTAGCTCTCTCCCACCCCTACAATGACTACAAGGGATTTCCAGAGTAATGACAGATAAATGAGGACAGTGCCAAAACATTGTGCGATGTTCAAGTATGCAGTGATGCCCTTATCCTCTACCAAGCTTACATTTGAGGGTTCCACATGGGAATGTGGTCTGTGATCATTAGACATGCTACGCATGCCGAACACCTGCTTATTCTGCCAGGCCAGCGTgcttgtgtgtgtaatatatcaGTCTGTTCTGGACGTGCTATTTATATGGGAACTTTCATCAATTGCTTCTTATATGGTTCTGCTGTTCATTGGGGTTACAGTGATGGAAATAATCTGTTCATACTGTTCTGTGATTAGTTTGTGGTAGTGTTCACagaggttaaagggatagttcactcaaaaaaattaattctgtcataatttactcacctacatgttgttccaaacatgtatgactatCTTTCtactgtggaacataaaagaataagaatgattttaaagaatgtcTCTGTGTTTctgtccatacagtgaaagtcactGGGGTCCCACTGTTTTAGACCCACTAACTTTCACTTAATCGACAAAAACTGTtgaaaaattcttcaaaatatcttcttttatgctTCTTGGAAGAAAGAGGTTTGGATCGACATAAAGTTTAGTAATGATGATGGAATTTTACTGCCCATTTAAGGTATTTAATGTATGATGATCCATAACATGGTGATATGTATACTGTACtgtggtaataccatgtttttttggaCTATAATAATCGTACCATAACAATACCATGATGCATGAATATGATAATCATTCAGTATTATAATATATGAAGTAATATATTAATACCCTTGATGTACCACGGTATAGCCACAGTACTGTTTTATAAGGATAGTTCAATAAAAAGCTGCTCATTTTAGTATAGATGTTCAAGTATAATCTCCAGACTCAGACATagtcataaaaacatattttgtgagactgagagagagagagagagagagagagagagagagaaaattaaAGAGCATCATTCTCAGGAGAAGAGTCACAATAgccaaaaaaattttttttaaaagaatcagCTTATACAGATGTTCAGTTTATTGTCTGCTGAATAAAGCTCTGTGAAACAGATCAATATAAAGATGGGAATTTCCACTGGACTCTTTATTTGACATTAATCAACGTAACACATATTAGAAAGAAGCACATTTACTCTCTGTGGATGCCTGTCTATATTGCTGAAAGCAAAACAAATTCCTCTAGTGGCTGAATAGTATACAGACATATTAGTGGTATGTATAAATAGctgcaataaaatacaaaaatagatCGCAAACATACAGTCatcatctgtttttattttcttcattaCATAGTTTACAACATTTGATCTGAAATTGTTGCattctgtttaaataaatattatatacacgTAGCAAACCCACAAGCAGCATAAGCCCATAAATCAGATGGTGAATAAAATGATCCTATCTCCCTCTATCTATCTACATGATAAATTATTCCACAAAAAGGACAAGGAGATTTACAGCTTGAAATTGTATATACAATCCTGGTCATCATTTCACTGTGGATAAAATGGAAAATAGATAACTCTGAACAAACATTATATCTAATGGGCAAACACAGCGCAGCCCCAGAGCTCCATTATGTGTCCTTTAGCTGAGCGGCTTGCGCTGTTTGTTTACATATGATCAGGACCTTACTTGAGCGCAAGGAGAAATTAAGAGCTGCTCTTGCGGAGTAACCACACAATGGCTAATAAAATGCAGTCCTCATGAGTATCGTGAAACATAtagggcctcatttataaaatgtttcgTAGAAACCATCTTAACATTTGATCTTATGATTATTTCATACGTGTGATTCAGAGAACAAACTTACAAAAACGTGCGTACACTTCTCTTCCAGAAGtgaaatttataaaattttattggGATTTATTTATCGCAAATGATGTTGAAATTGTGCGCtgctgaatggtttcagatcTTCGCCTTGTAAATGCCGCCTAATTAATGTTATTGCCATATGAAAGCCACAAGAAAAAAGTGTGTACGCCTGCTTAAACCCTGACGTGACGTCGAAGatcgtttttataaatatgaattttataaatataatacgcATGCTCTAAGTTCAAATCTGTGCTTATGACAATCATTTCACTGTGCTGTTGTcattgcatttgcatttgctaTGCTAATATCCGTTTCAGTTTGGTCATTGAAAAGAAGTTTGTGCACTGGGTAAAATATGAGATCCCTCGTGGCTCCGACAAATAAATTTATCATGGGCTTTCAAAGCGGACATTAGAGGGTAATAATGAATTGTACGAGAGAAGGGAGCCAAGCTCACATCAGCATCAGCGTCAGCAGCAGACGGGGAGCCAAAAGTGCAGCCAAGCCTCCGGCGTACCCGCCAACAGGCCCAACGTAGATGCACTCTGAAATTGAGTTAGGAGCGCACATCTCACCTCATGTTTTCCACTTATTTCTGCATCACTGGGCTCTTATGACTTGAGGAAGTCTGATAGCAGCTGGTTATAACTACAAACAGCCTAGAATGACCTTTGGAGCGGACATAAACAGATGACTGGACAGCAAGTCCTAACAGGCTATTTATCTATCTAGAGATGGACTTCACTTATGATGATATGATGAATGAGAGTATCATGCTAATTCATTTAGATTTAGTGACTGATATGTTGTGATCTAATTAAATACTGCTGCAATTATTGATTCGAATACAGTAGATTATGCTTGGTGCATTGCATCTCTAGTCTAATATGTGATAGTAAATTCTCTTGAGAATGAATGTAGCATATAGAGAAATGGTAAATTCTGCCTCAAGGTTTAGGGAAATGgagttttaaatcaaataaacgcTGTAGCTGTTCTCCTCCTATCAGAGGAATGGTTTATTACCCTCTTGAACTCTTCCGCTGAACCGCTGATCGCACCCAAGATGCTTTGCGTTGGTCAGACACAATTCGCGAATGCATATCTGCATTATCAGAGCTCACCGTGGATTATCCCCTTAATGAGAAGGTGGATTTCCCAGCAGCAGGAACTATCAGTCCTTCTATTTCTAGCTGCATGAGAAAAATGATAAGGGAAAGAAGCTGTTGGATTAGAAGCTGAAAATATTACTGTAGATTATCCCCTCACCGTTTCTCTAGGCTATGTTACATCCTGCAATTCACGTTTGATCTGATCTCAGAGTTTCAGCACTAAATTATTCCCAAAGTTGAGTTATTCACCAGCATTTTCCTTACGTCATCCGCTGGTTTGGATAACGATGGTACAGTAACTACATAAGGGTCATTTCTAGGTTATCGTTTTTTActgttaaacaattaaaaattgcaat
It includes:
- the lrrc38b gene encoding leucine-rich repeat-containing protein 38 produces the protein MLPCVYRLQPVLALLSFTLLTQGENCPATCLCPDPHTVDCSGRGLTRLPDEIPLDVRRLLLADNWIPRIPSDFFVLYSDLVYLDLRNNSLSHIEPGTLSTSSRLVFLDLGCNNLTEIPKGTFGESRSLIKLRLGNNPYLSMVNEDAFMGLTSLRELELERNALSGLQVSALSQLPSLRVVRLEGNPWVCNCNFANLFTWLVENSHKLPNGIEGMECSLPTDGRRVPLSQLSQDSFRECQITLTLTDFLIIIFSGISVSVAAIMASFFLASTVHCFQRWSKGTKGDEEESEE